In Alkalihalobacillus sp. FSL W8-0930, a single window of DNA contains:
- a CDS encoding multidrug resistance efflux transporter family protein produces MKELLIGLLASAFFAVTFILNRSMELDGGSWMWSSSLRFFSMVPFLFILVLFRRKLMLLLQEMKKQPIQWLIWSFVGFVLFYVPITFAASYGPGWLLAGTWQLTIICGALLAPLFLMKHGSITKRSTIPLSTLAVSIFILLGVILIQIPNARSLSTTEIVLGIGPVVIAAFAFPLGNRKMMEVCGGRLETIERVFGMTLASLPFWFIIACIGFVQTGLPSASQVTQSSIVGLSSGVIATTLLFYATNQVRHDQARLASVEATQSMQILFVIIGEMLLLSIAPPKGIALFGIVIIIAGLLLHAYLTYKNTKKILFNQKAS; encoded by the coding sequence ATGAAAGAATTATTGATTGGCTTACTTGCTTCTGCATTCTTTGCTGTTACATTCATCTTAAACCGTTCAATGGAGCTGGATGGTGGAAGTTGGATGTGGTCCTCTTCTCTACGCTTCTTTTCCATGGTACCGTTTCTTTTCATTCTTGTATTGTTTCGACGTAAACTGATGCTCTTACTTCAAGAAATGAAAAAACAGCCGATACAATGGCTTATCTGGAGTTTTGTAGGCTTTGTTTTGTTTTATGTACCGATTACATTCGCCGCATCCTATGGACCAGGCTGGCTGCTCGCTGGAACTTGGCAGCTAACCATCATATGTGGTGCTTTACTTGCTCCGTTATTCTTAATGAAACATGGATCAATCACAAAACGATCTACCATTCCATTATCAACGTTAGCTGTTTCAATCTTTATCTTACTTGGGGTCATACTCATTCAAATTCCAAATGCACGATCGCTATCAACAACAGAAATTGTACTCGGTATTGGTCCGGTTGTTATTGCTGCTTTCGCCTTCCCGCTCGGTAATCGCAAAATGATGGAGGTTTGTGGCGGCCGACTTGAAACCATTGAGCGCGTCTTTGGCATGACCCTTGCAAGTTTGCCGTTTTGGTTCATTATTGCATGTATCGGTTTTGTGCAAACAGGCTTGCCATCAGCCTCACAAGTTACGCAGTCAAGCATTGTTGGGTTAAGCTCAGGAGTCATTGCCACAACACTATTGTTCTATGCTACAAACCAAGTGAGGCACGACCAAGCTCGTCTTGCTTCGGTGGAGGCTACACAATCCATGCAAATTCTCTTTGTTATTATTGGAGAAATGCTTTTATTATCCATTGCCCCACCAAAAGGGATTGCCTTGTTTGGTATTGTTATCATTATTGCTGGATTACTCCTACACGCGTACCTCACCTATAAGAATACCAAAAAGATCTTGTTCAATCAGAAAGCGTCATAG
- a CDS encoding XRE family transcriptional regulator: protein MNRYENEKQFTTQIGSTLRKVRLEKQLSIQELADRSSVSALTLGKIERGEANPSLAVIWKIANALSIPISALLKETEDVQISRSHDGNKVYSVDGVCLLEPMFDDRVYGPVEVHRAFLKPNSTYRPGKHQEGVVEYVTVMRGEVTVWIEERPTELSTYDAVKFEADVEHAYENRSNEEAVLHFVMTYST from the coding sequence TTGAATCGATATGAAAATGAAAAGCAATTCACCACTCAAATAGGAAGTACGCTACGAAAGGTCCGATTGGAGAAGCAATTAAGCATTCAAGAGCTAGCTGACCGCTCCTCGGTAAGTGCGTTAACGCTTGGTAAAATTGAAAGAGGGGAAGCAAATCCATCCTTAGCTGTCATATGGAAAATCGCAAATGCACTAAGTATACCGATATCCGCTCTGTTAAAAGAAACAGAAGATGTACAAATTTCGCGTAGTCATGATGGGAACAAAGTATATAGTGTAGATGGCGTTTGTCTTCTCGAGCCAATGTTTGATGACCGAGTATATGGACCAGTGGAGGTTCACCGAGCGTTCTTAAAACCGAATAGCACATATCGTCCTGGAAAACATCAAGAAGGCGTTGTTGAATATGTAACGGTCATGAGGGGAGAGGTCACGGTCTGGATTGAAGAGCGGCCAACTGAATTGTCTACATATGATGCCGTTAAGTTTGAAGCAGATGTGGAGCATGCGTATGAAAATCGCTCCAACGAAGAAGCAGTTCTCCATTTTGTCATGACGTATTCAACATGA
- the cls gene encoding cardiolipin synthase — MTIEFDIINTLAIILFIVNLLLATVLIFIERKDATSTWAWLLVLYFIPFLGFIIYLLIGQTLSRRKMFEWEGIQKIGIESVIEEQKEHIKDPDFAFNEPVVDESRDLIYMMLINNDAILTKNNEVRLFTDGHEKFEQLLLDIKNAKSFIHMQYYIFRNDEIGKKIIRALTARAREGVKVRFLYDDLGSRSLKRKHLSELEQAGGEIGVFFPSKLSPVNLRLNYRNHRKLINIDGSLGYVGGFNVGDEYLGKSKKFGYWRDTHLRLKGPAVHSIQTRFILDWNQAAKNYHISYEDRYFPTIESTGSTPIQMVSSGPDSEWEQIKSGYLKMIMKAEDSIYIQTPYFIPDQTLLDALKVACLSGINVQIIIPNKPDHMFVYWATLSHVGELLKVGAKVYTYENGFIHAKTLIVDRKISSVGTANIDMRSFKLNFEVNAFIYEKELAEKLLAKFDEDLKLSKLYTLEIYEQRPKWIRFKESISRLLSPIL; from the coding sequence ATGACAATTGAATTCGACATTATTAACACACTCGCAATTATCTTGTTTATTGTGAATCTCCTCCTAGCCACAGTGCTCATCTTTATCGAAAGAAAAGATGCCACATCAACATGGGCATGGTTACTTGTTCTCTACTTTATTCCGTTTTTAGGCTTTATCATTTATTTATTAATTGGTCAGACCTTATCGCGGAGAAAGATGTTTGAGTGGGAAGGTATTCAAAAGATTGGCATTGAAAGTGTGATTGAAGAGCAAAAAGAACATATTAAGGACCCTGATTTTGCCTTTAATGAACCGGTTGTTGATGAGAGTCGTGACTTAATCTATATGATGCTGATTAATAACGACGCGATTTTAACGAAGAATAATGAGGTTCGTCTATTTACGGATGGTCATGAGAAATTTGAGCAGTTGCTTTTAGATATCAAAAACGCAAAATCATTCATTCACATGCAGTATTATATATTCCGGAACGATGAAATTGGTAAGAAGATCATTCGAGCACTCACAGCCAGAGCTCGTGAAGGCGTTAAGGTTCGTTTCTTATATGATGATTTGGGATCGCGAAGTTTAAAAAGAAAGCACCTTTCTGAGCTTGAGCAAGCGGGCGGTGAGATTGGTGTGTTTTTCCCCTCAAAGCTTTCACCTGTGAATCTTCGTCTTAATTACCGGAACCATCGCAAATTAATTAATATTGATGGATCTTTAGGATATGTGGGTGGATTTAATGTTGGAGACGAATACTTAGGAAAAAGTAAAAAGTTCGGTTACTGGCGCGATACGCATTTGCGATTAAAAGGTCCTGCCGTCCATTCGATTCAAACTCGGTTTATTCTCGATTGGAACCAAGCCGCCAAAAATTATCATATCTCTTATGAGGATCGCTACTTTCCAACGATTGAATCAACTGGATCCACTCCGATTCAAATGGTATCAAGTGGGCCTGACTCAGAGTGGGAGCAAATTAAAAGTGGCTACCTAAAAATGATCATGAAGGCTGAAGATTCCATTTATATTCAGACTCCATACTTTATTCCAGACCAAACACTGCTTGATGCGCTAAAGGTCGCTTGCTTAAGTGGAATTAATGTTCAAATCATTATTCCAAATAAACCTGACCACATGTTTGTTTACTGGGCCACACTTTCCCATGTAGGCGAATTATTAAAAGTGGGAGCAAAGGTTTACACATATGAAAATGGGTTTATTCATGCGAAAACCTTAATTGTCGATCGTAAAATAAGCTCAGTTGGTACAGCAAATATTGATATGAGAAGCTTTAAGCTAAACTTTGAAGTCAATGCATTTATTTATGAAAAAGAGTTGGCTGAAAAGCTTTTAGCGAAGTTTGATGAGGACTTAAAGCTTTCTAAGCTTTACACGTTGGAGATCTATGAGCAACGACCAAAATGGATTCGATTTAAAGAGTCCATTTCAAGATTACTTTCGCCTATCTTATAA